The sequence ATGGAGTTTAGTTCACTTGACGTTTTCAGCCATCTGCTATCAGAAAAAGACCATTCTGTCATTTGAAAATAAGTTATTTTTTACACTTATACCATAGTCCAATGGTAAAAGAGAAAAGATTGATTGACATAGCGTTTGTTTGAATTACATACACTTGGGTTGAAACGAAGGCGGGCTCATTCAGGGACCTAGATAATCTTGAATCGGCCATGTTTTTCAAAATTTTGGCCAGTTAACCGTTGCCGAGCTAAGGCAGACGGTTGTCAGCAGCCTAGTCAACTGTATAACAAAACCTTTTTAACCTTAACTACAGGTCTTACTTTCAATAATCATTATGGTAAGTGTAATAAATGCTGTTTTTATTTGACCTTAACACATAgctataatactgttataatgccttcCTTATTAAAGCAGACTTTGTTGCAAATATCTTGCTACACCCCACAGTTAAACACGTTCTGCCCGTAACAGATACTAACCTCACTCCCACACGCAGGGGAGGATGGCTGACTCAGACCTTTTATGACCACTGATAAGGCAGGCATGCCACTATACgagcacgcacatgcacacacacacacccttgtttcaggctgggtttccaaGAACAAAGAACAGTGCCAAGAACCAATAGGACATTGACACCAGCCTGGAGGGGACGATCCTCCATTTACAACGACCAGTCAGGAGCACGAACTAccagaatctacctacgtcattcACTGTATAACATGCACTGCACACTATGTTTCGGGGTTCTCTTCTGCTAGTTCCTTCTGAGCTAAATGAACGAGTCCGTGCACGCTttgctcagatatctttacctccaAATAAACTGTCTTTACTATACCTTATCCACCTCGTCCAGCGTCTCAACTTGGTCTCATTTCTCAAGTAACGATTCATCAACATAAGTTCTGTCAAGATGAGTGGTGGCTATAGCACAACTAACAAACCAAGTTTCGTCAAACTATCTAatgttatgtagctagctaacttagctaactTTAAGGTAACATGAAGTTTGATAACTCGTTGCTAATCATTCTGCgtaaagtagctagctaacaacatgaAAGTAAATCTGTCAGCTTTGACACATTTATCTTGGGAGCTAGCGAGCTAATTTATTGAAATTGTATTTTCCACAGCGTGAGTGCATCTCTATCCACGTTGGTCAGGCTGGTGTGCAGATCGGTAATGCATGTTGGGAGCTGTACTGCTTGGAGCATGGGATCCAGCCTGATGGGCAGATGCCCAGCGACAAAACCATAGGTGGAGGGGATGACTCCTTCAACACCTTCTTCAGCGAGACAGGAGCGGGAAAACATGTCCCTCGTGCAGTTTTTGTGGATCTCGAACCAACTGTAGTTGGTAAGGACGAAATGAGCTAAGCCATGGTTACCATATGCTGTAATACAAAATATAATCCTCCCTGACCAGAGAATGATTTTTCATAGATGAGGTCCGCACCGGGACATACCGTCAGCTGTTCCACCCTGAGCAGCTCATCACCGGTAAGGAGGATGCCGCCAACAACTACGCTCGAGGCCACTACACCATTGGCAAGGAGATCGTGGACTTGGTGCTGGACAGTGTGTAACGTTAgcttgtattttttttgttagcCTGAAGCCATGTGCATCCTCTGCCCAACAAATTCGAGAATGAATCGTTTGGAGTGCTGCAGTTCGCAAACGATATTGCGCTTATCACCCTAAGGGGCAGTTAAGCATTGCATTCCGCCAATAGTCGTTCACAAGTTAGTCCAGTTGCAGCCACAATTAGACCCTGTCTCAAATGTACCAAGAAAAAAAATCGTATTTGTGGCAATTAACAAATGTATATTGTTTAAAGCACGACTTTACAAGTCTGTCACAAATGACAGCTCTGGTAAGCCCTTTATGGTGAACGACATGTGAACAAGAGGCTTGTAGAATCATGACTATTTAGAGTTTTCAGTTCATTGTTCACAGTTAGGGTGTCCTGCTGCCCTGGAAAGATTTGTTATTTTGAGTCTTAAGAGATCAGTCAGTAAAAAGAGCCGAACTTCCCATCACTTGTCCATAACCTGTGTTCTTTCTCACCTCAGTCAGACCAGTGCACTGGCCTTCAGGGCTTCCTGATCTTCCACAGTTTTGGTGGTGGAACTGGCTCAGGTTTTGCTTCGCTGCTCATGGAGAGACTGTCTGTGGACTACGGCAAAAAGTCCAAACTGGAGTTTGCCATTTACCCTGCCCCTCAGGTATTGCTAATGTTTAGTTGTTCACATGATTATATGGTAGATTTCCACTTCAGCAAAACTTTTACTGTACTTTATATCCCTGTACTCAATACTTGTTTGATATGTACATTTTCATTATGTAACACCTAATGATGAAGTTCTACCTCTTGTGTATGTGTTCAGGTGTCCACAGCAGTGGTGGAGCCCTACAACTCTATCCTGACCACCCACACCACCCTGGAGCACTCAGACTGTGCCTTCATGGTTGACAACGAGGCCATCTACGACATCTGCCGTTGTAACCTGGACATCGTCCTACCTACACCAACCTCAACAGGCTCATTGGCCAGATTGTCTCCTCCATCACTGCCTCGTTGCGTTTCGATGGAGCCCTcaatgtggacctgacagagttccagacaaACCTGGTGCCCTACCCCCATATCCACTTCCCTCTGGTCACCTACGCACCGGTCATCTCTGCTGAGAAGGCCTACCACGAGATGCTCTCTGTGGCAGAGATCACCAACGCCTGCTTCGAGCCCGCcaaccagatggtgaagtgtgaccCTCAGCACGGGAAGTACATGGCCTGCTGCATGCTGTACCGTGGGGATGTGGTGCCCAAGGACGTCAATGCTGCCATCGCCACCATCAAGACCAAACGCACCATCCAGTTTGTCGACTGGTGCCCCACCGGCTTCAAGGTAAATAAGCAATGGATTAATTAATTCACACTGATCTATGCTTCTAAACATTTAAGGCACTTGGCATGTTAATTGTTGGTTAGTCAGTATTTGACTTTTTTTGTTTGTGCCCTGCAGGTTGGCATCAACTACCAGCCACCCACGGTGGTGCCAGGTGAAGATCTAGCCAAGGTCCAGAGAGCTGTGTGCATGTTGAGCAACACCACGGCCATCGCTGAGGCCTGGGCTCGGCTCGACCACAAGTTTGACCTGATGTACGCCAAGCGTGCCTTTGTGCACTGGTATGTGGGAGAGGGTTTGGAGGAGGGGTAGTTCTCTGAGGCCAGAGAGGATCTGGCTGCCCTGGAGAAGGACTACGAAGAGGTGGGAGTAGATTCAGTGGAAGGGGAGGCTGAGGAAGGAGAAGAGTACTGAACACTGACACATGTTTTAGATAATTGACAATTTCAATAAAAGTTGTTTTGTTCCATTCTCCTGGGGATTTTTACCAGCATGATGTAATGGTTTATAAAAAAAATCAAGCAGGAAAGtatactttttttggggggggggcaaagTTAACTACATCAGCACAATAGTTCAATTACCCACTGTGTCCAGTTGATAGCAACAAACACATCAGGCATAGAACACCTTGTATTGgttataaaacatttattgaTTTGGATGAAAGTGGGGAAAGTCAACCTGTCAGTCTACCATTACACCATGAATGTTTGTTCCTAGGGAGTGTAGatcagatgtacagtaccaggGACTACTGTAGTTCATATTTTAAATGTTTCCTGCACCATTTCATTTTTGAACCCTCATGTGTTTTCCTTGAGGTGAGCTTGTATGAGCAAAGCAAACTATAGATGTACAGCCAGCTGTAGATCTCTTTTCCCCACATGGCAACTTTGACATTAATTTAGGTTGCATGGTTATTTTCCATATCCATCTTCCAGTTAGGTGGGGTATAACTACCTCTTATACCGGTATACAAAACAAAGTGCCAAGTCAGTAGGTAAGATGAGAACATCTTTGGCAGGTCATTCAAATCCATCCCAAAATGTTTATGTTCCCTTGTAAAATAGCATAGTATATTCCTGGACTTGCATCCTCCCTACCTACTGGAAAGAACCTCCACCAATGAATAGAAAAGCACCTAGATTACAATACATATTGAATTGAAATCTATTTGAGTAGTTCTGTTCACGGTTGATGGACGAGCTATATTTGTGACAATACCGGACTCCTTCCTTTAGAAGAATAGGAACTTTAGGGTTAACTATTATCACACCACCTGTCCTGACCTTTGGGGTTACACACAACTTCACGCATACTCAAGTGTGTGCACAGGAAGACACCACCTTCAGTTTACAAAAACTACATCTCATCTACACAGCATATAAATACCAGTCAGAGAGTTATGTCTTCAGATTAATCAGAAAGCTAGTCTTAGAATAAAAACCTAAGAGAATCAACCCCCAGGCTGTAGCTACTGGACGGAGTCTGAGGGAGCCTGTCAGTCAGGAGTTTTCCCTGTGTTACTGACAGGCTGTCATTGGTTAAGTCACCAACACTCATTGTTGGGTCAAAGGTAGATAGAAACACCATGGATGATGACCCTATGGCGACAGACCCCCCCTCACTGCATGATGAAGCCAGTTCGGGGGGACAGGCATGGGGAGGTGGGGTGTTGCTGGGGGGATTGAGGGTAGGGGCTGCTGGGATAGCCTGGAGGACCCTGGCTGGGGAAAGGCATGGCGGGATACGGGGCGACTTGGTATGAAAGGCCGCTGTgctgaggggagggaggaggggcagCTCGCGTAGATTGGGGGGAGAGGGCTCCATTtgtgtagggggtagaggggaagTCCTGGGGTCGACTGGGCTGGGTAGTGGTCTGCTGGGGTCTAGTGAGACCCTTCAGCACCAGCTCTCGAAGTTTGTCAATCTTTACACGGCGCACGTGAGCAAGATGGCGCCTCCGCTGGTAGTCGTCGATAAAGCAGTCCAGAGCCAGCTCTCCATCCAGAAACGAGTCTGCCATGTTCTACACAGGGACATCAAAGCAGGGTTATATTCACACAAGCATACAGACTCAACAtaatacacaccaacacaaaaTATCCTAGAGTGAGTATTCTTGTGCGTGTAGGAGTGTGTACATGTCTATGAGTGTATTCTAGTGTTGGTGTAGTTGTGAATGTATATTCTAGTGTAGTTGTgaatgtattggtgtgtgtgtgtcacctcagTCTCCTCTTCTATCTTGGCTCCCTCAGCTTGCAGCAGAGCCAGCAGAATGTCCAGAGAGCTGTTGCCTGAACCATGGTCTGAGGGATAGAAAGATGAGAAAGATGAGGGAGAAATGGTTAGAATACACTAAAACACTAAGCATCACAGTGAATGACTGTCCTGAACCTAAGTTGTGACTTGATCCCTGGGGCAGAGCATCAATGTAATGGGACTGAatacagtagctggctagctggggCATTCAAAGGATACTAAGCAGCATTGAGTACAGGAAAGCCTATCAGGTAACAGCTGTCTGACAGGGTAGTCACTAGATGGCCCTGCTAGAATGGACAGAGAAATTGTTGTCACggtaccagtggtgtaaagtacttaagtaaaaatactttaaagtacgacttaagtagttttttagattatctgtactttactattgacatttttgacaacttttactttactacattcctaaagaaaatattgtactttttactgcataccttttccctgacacccaaagtactcattacattttgaatgcttagcaggacaggaaaattgtcaaattcacgcacttatcaaaagaacacatggtcatctactgcctctggcagaatcactaaacacaaatgcccctggctatccgtacattttatAAATGGAAATTGGTGCCGTCTGCTTTCCTTAATTAAAAGgaattttaaagtatttttactttttacttaagtatatttaaaaccaaatacttttaatcaagtagtattttactggctgactttcacttttacttgagtaactttctattaaggtatctatactagggatgcacgatatatcggtgaacatatcggtttcggccgatattagctaaaaaatgccaacatcggtatcggcccgatgtctagtttaacgccgatgtgcaaaaccaatgtcaaagctgacgtgcatacctatataacataggtacatgacgtaatgacggcaCGTAAAATTTAGCGTTAtatgtgcaacacagcattcctaacctggcccacaatgtctgctgtgtggatcaagcagtcaacaagtcgagcagtcatttgaaacagtaagaacatttcagcgagacaactcacgAGCTAAATCCATTAAcggcaagataatggaattcattgtccTTGACAATTAAttaaccgttctctgtcgtgggtgatgttggctttcacgACTGGTCGAGCAatggtacacactaccaagtgcgctatttttcagatgttgccctaccggagttgctattagcttcacaacatacaatggaatgccgtttgggtctttacGTGTCAAAAAAAGATAGACATCAAACCACACTATTTGACAATAACACTATTTAAAGCATTAAATAAGCTTttcatttgacacgtcaaataacacagttctattatagaatgttgtgtgttctgaatttgcacgtgcaagccaaacgccaccactactatcagtaacactgtcaaagctgtacaaaaaagtctgcaaacaataccgcgttggtaataaagcattatttgttcgaccacaacttctggggtagctagctttagctggTACtaagctagcaccaatacaaccagcctgaaaacaatgaccagtagaaactgcagtcattgtcattattcttagcaatgatttaggaatccttgtgaataagtattagctaggtagccacttgttgttcgcctattgaaattgaacttcagttcatgaaaataaatagctagccagctacttaaccctgttgcccaaagctaacgttataagcagccagttAGTAGCTTCATATGGCTAGTGATGCTCGACAGGACCTggtcccccttaaaagagttagatgcactattgtaaagtggctgttccactggatatcataaggtgaatgcaccaatttgtaagtcgctctggataagagcgtctgctaa is a genomic window of Salvelinus alpinus chromosome 18, SLU_Salpinus.1, whole genome shotgun sequence containing:
- the LOC139544168 gene encoding vacuolar protein sorting-associated protein 37B-like, which encodes MAEFMDKFSSFTMTQLNELLEDDEKLNSIVKEMNEMCEVQQVKELTLVSNISLAEQNLQLQPSLDLQKNQLTSRYRHLQELYDNYQLRKSTLYHGSGNSSLDILLALLQAEGAKIEEETENMADSFLDGELALDCFIDDYQRRRHLAHVRRVKIDKLRELVLKGLTRPQQTTTQPSRPQDFPSTPYTNGALSPQSTRAAPPPSPQHSGLSYQVAPYPAMPFPSQGPPGYPSSPYPQSPQQHPTSPCLSPRTGFIMQ